AGTTGTAATCAAAGGTTTCATATTCTTGCGGATATCAATTAGCTTAGTTGCAGGTCATTAAAGTCTTAAGATCGAGGTGGTGGTATTCAATACCTGAGATTAAATTTCGTCTGTATCATTTACCCACTCTATCTGCAACTGGAAAAAAAGCTTCATATATACTTGTTCCTAGATCAAATACTTGTTTCATTAATTCAAACCAAATACAACCTTAATTTGATCATTTTGTAACTAATTTCCTATTATCTTAAATGTTTTACAGGGCATATTATAGGTGTACTAATAGAGTTTTCCAAGGATGTTTTGCAACAAAGCAAGTACAAAGAAGTGATGATGACCATAGCTCCTTTGATGTCACTTATCGCGGTAAACACACTTGTTCTCAAGCAacttcttcctcctcttcctcctcccACCCTAACAACCACCACCCTACACCCAAACTCGAGCCTTTCGAAACCCTAGTCTATACTCCTCAACAACAACCACAAAAAATCATATGGGATTTCAAAAgagacaataataataatataaaagacaTTAAACCCATTATTACAACTCATAAAAATACAAACCCTAAATCATGTTCTTCCTTTTCCTTCCCTTCTAATTCCTCCTCTAACCCATTGCTTAATCATAGTGCTAATTTTGTTGGTTATGGAAATAATTTCCCTACAAATTCAACCACATATGCTTACCAATCTCCCCCAACCCTAATGAACAACAACGGGTTCAATACTGATTATAACACTCATAATTTTGTTGTTGATCATCCACAAACAATCCATCCATCATCAACCTCGGCTACTAACTCCCCAACTATCGCGTCAtttgatcatcatcatcatcatcaaggtGAATTTGATGATGTTTTCATTCTTGACAACCCTCATTTTTTTCAAGAGTAATATAATTGTTTTAGGAATTCATTTGTTTAATTTCCATAGGGTTTAGCAAGAAAATGAGAGCAAAACAAGACCATATATTTTAGCTaatagatactccctccgtccagaAGTTTAATTGTTACGTTGATAGTATAATTTGAACTAGTAATTAACCTAACAACCAGATCGAATTGAAGGATGGTGGACGTATAAGTATGCATTTATATTTACTTCCTTGAGTCTAATTATTCAATTTCTAACAATTTTGATTTGTATCTGTATTAATTCATTTTTCTCCTTCCAATTCAAAAATTTGATTAACATTGACATATGTATTcttatttagttattttttttggtaacattgtTAGAACCTATTGATCAATAGGTTCATGAACTATTAATTCGGACTTGAAGGTTTTTGTTCAAAGAGCCTTGTGTGAGATTTAATTTTAATGTGATGATATACAAGTGGGTTTTCTTATTTGTGAATGCTAGAATCATCTTATTAAACCGCTATAATTAATGTGAAAATCAGTGATCCGAGTGTATCCATTGATCAATATTTATAAGGTTACAATATGTACGACAAATTTAATTGTGTTAGTAACCTATCTGCCTGTATaggataatatttacataaaaattaatatatCATAAACCTATATGGAGAACATACGAGTATTATTCTCTATCACATCTTGCAGTCTTAGCAGAGCCAACATCTATATATATCCAACAAGCCTCAGAGACAACATTGATAATTTGATACCCTAAATATGTACATAACGTACCTAGCTAGCTACCACGACTACtaccactacaagaatttgtatcttttacgacaacctaattacgacgggttaaaaatctcgtcgcaaaagccttttgtgacggggctaacaaccaaacaatgacgggaataaccgtcgcaaatgtcttttacgacgggtttacaacgggtttacgacgggattttctattaacgacggcccccctttatgacgggttcgcgacatgaaatcccgtcgttaatcaacaattattggcctttcgcgacgggatttcccgtcgttaatagtacaatttcttgtagtgtaccaCGTTGCACCATCAAGATTTAGCTTGTTGTATAATTTCATTCTTAGTTCAAGTTACATTATTAACGTGATAATTGCG
This genomic stretch from Spinacia oleracea cultivar Varoflay chromosome 3, BTI_SOV_V1, whole genome shotgun sequence harbors:
- the LOC110779466 gene encoding probable WRKY transcription factor 53, which gives rise to MENNANDSSTQKGLVNELVEGRDLTKELQVVLGNEPQSSSNEACGLMAKNILAKFERSLQILQYDPSNHFQFHLATTTTADSPNSFSGSPKSMESDGDFKDLAEHKDESKKRRISPRYTHRVQGSTSSGLEGPIEDGFNWRKYGQKDILGAKFPRAYYRCTNRVFQGCFATKQVQRSDDDHSSFDVTYRGKHTCSQATSSSSSSSHPNNHHPTPKLEPFETLVYTPQQQPQKIIWDFKRDNNNNIKDIKPIITTHKNTNPKSCSSFSFPSNSSSNPLLNHSANFVGYGNNFPTNSTTYAYQSPPTLMNNNGFNTDYNTHNFVVDHPQTIHPSSTSATNSPTIASFDHHHHHQGEFDDVFILDNPHFFQE